The region aaatggcAATATTTTCTAATTCCCGTTTAACTGTTGATGATGTGGCTGGTGAACATAATGCGAACACTAGATGggggcctcctcctcctcttccacgCACTTGCAAACTTCTAGGTCTGGTTGGGCCGCGGAATCCAGTTGTGTCAAGTTTGACGAGAAAGCTACCTGTTCCAACGGtgatcttcaaaataaaataaagaaacttTGCCAAACTCTTGAGACATCGTCTTTGGCCATCTCCCAATTCTTGTATAAGTGAGTGTGATTGCCATAATCAATTTGACAAACTACAGTATCAATATTGATGCTTATTgttttttcataataatttttcGCGCAGTCAACGCGACGccattattttgaaaatatctaCTGGACGTATTTCTTCTCGTTAAAGTGGCACGACAGGGGTGAGGGAACGGGagtttggaaaaagaaaaagttagcCAGCAGCGCTCCAAACGCAGAGCAAACAACAAAGAGGAGGACGCTCTCGTTGAATGATCAGCCTGTACAACGTTTTATATCATTGAGCCTGTTTCAGGAGGCTTGCTAGACACGCTTTTCATTGAATTCTCTGACTTAAGCTGCAGTCTCAAAACTTGGCGAGATGATTTTGTGTGGGACTTGGTCTGTCCTCCTCTTTCTGCCTATGGTGATATCCGCTCAATATCAAGGAGACAACGGAATTGTCATCCCGGAGCATGGATTCTGCCAACCAATCTCCATACCCCTGTGCACGGACATCGCCTACAACCAAACCATCATGCCCAACTTAGTCGGCCACTACAACCAGGAGGATGCAGGGCTGGAGGTGCACCAGTTCTACCCGTTGGTGAAGGTACAGTGCTCCCCGGAGTTGAAATTCTTCCTGTGCTCCATGTACGCGCCCGTTTGCACTGTCCTGGAGAAGGCCATCCCACCTTGCAGGTCCATCTGCGAGAGGGCCAAGCAGGGCTGCGAAGCCCTCATGAACAAGTTTGGCTTTCAATGGCCCGATCGACTCCGCTGCGAGAACTTCCCCGTGCTGGGTGACGGTCAAATCTGCGTGGGACAAAACGACTCCTCTGCCGCCACTGTCCCGCCCTTGCCCGTTCCAGGCACCCAGGACGTCTCGCTAGTCCCCGGCCATGACAAGCCCTTCCGTTGCCCCAGTGCACTCGCGGTGCCCCCTTACTTAAACTACATGTTCCTGGAGGAGAAGGACTGTGCCGCTCCGTGTGAGCCGGCCCGGGGCGGCGGGTACATGTTTTTCACCGACAAGGAGATCCACTTCTCACGCATTTGGATTCTGGTCTGGTCGGTCCTGTGCTGCGCGTCCACCTTATTCACAGTCACCACTTATTTAGTTGACATGCAGCGGTTCAGGTACCCTGAGAGGCCCATCATCTTCCTGTCAGGCTGCTACACCATGGTCTCCATCGCTTACATCGCAGGCTTCTTTCTTGGCGACAAAGTGGTGTGCAATGAGAGCTTTAACCCAGATGGCTACAAGACTATCGTCCAGGGCACCAAGAAGGAAGGGTGCACCATCCTTTTTATGATGCTCTACTTTTTCAGCATGGCCAGCTCCATCTGGTGGGTCATCCTATCCCTCACCTGGTTCCTGGCGGCGGGGATGAAGTGGGGCCACGAGGCCATCGAGGCCCACTCCCAGTACTTCCACCTGGCGGCCTGGGCGGTGCCGGCCATCAAAACAATCAGCATCCTGGCCATCGGGCAACTCGAGGGCGATGTGCTGAGCGGCGTGTGCTTCGTCAGCCTCAGCAACCTGGACCCCCTGCGAGGTTTTGTCCTGGCGCCGCTCTTCATCTACCTGTTCATCGGGACCTCCTTTTTACTGGCCGGCTTCGTTTCGCTCTTCCGCATCCGTACCATCATGAAGCACGACGGCACCAAGACAGAGAAGCTGGAGCGCCTCATGGTGCGCATCGGCGTCTTCAGCGTACTCTACACCGTTCCCGCCACCATCGTGATCGCATGCTTCTTCTATGAGCAGGCCTTCCGCCCGCACTGGGAGCGCAGCTGGGTCAGCCACAGCTGCAGGAGCCTGGCCATCCCGTGCCCGGCGCAAACAGGGCCCCGCATGACGCCAGACTTCACCGTCTACATGATCAAGTACCTGATGACGCTCATTGTGGGCATCACGTCTGGGTTCTGGATCTGGTCCGGGAAAACG is a window of Vanacampus margaritifer isolate UIUO_Vmar chromosome 2, RoL_Vmar_1.0, whole genome shotgun sequence DNA encoding:
- the fzd2 gene encoding frizzled-2 isoform X2 produces the protein MILCGTWSVLLFLPMVISAQYQGDNGIVIPEHGFCQPISIPLCTDIAYNQTIMPNLVGHYNQEDAGLEVHQFYPLVKVQCSPELKFFLCSMYAPVCTVLEKAIPPCRSICERAKQGCEALMNKFGFQWPDRLRCENFPVLGDGQICVGQNDSSAATVPPLPVPGTQDVSLVPGHDKPFRCPSALAVPPYLNYMFLEEKDCAAPCEPARGGGYMFFTDKEIHFSRIWILVWSVLCCASTLFTVTTYLVDMQRFRYPERPIIFLSGCYTMVSIAYIAGFFLGDKVVCNESFNPDGYKTIVQGTKKEGCTILFMMLYFFSMASSIWWVILSLTWFLAAGMKWGHEAIEAHSQYFHLAAWAVPAIKTISILAIGQLEGDVLSGVCFVSLSNLDPLRGFVLAPLFIYLFIGTSFLLAGFVSLFRIRTIMKHDGTKTEKLERLMAFRPHWERSWVSHSCRSLAIPCPAQTGPRMTPDFTVYMIKYLMTLIVGITSGFWIWSGKTLHSWHKFYTRLTNGKHGETTV
- the fzd2 gene encoding frizzled-2 isoform X1, with product MILCGTWSVLLFLPMVISAQYQGDNGIVIPEHGFCQPISIPLCTDIAYNQTIMPNLVGHYNQEDAGLEVHQFYPLVKVQCSPELKFFLCSMYAPVCTVLEKAIPPCRSICERAKQGCEALMNKFGFQWPDRLRCENFPVLGDGQICVGQNDSSAATVPPLPVPGTQDVSLVPGHDKPFRCPSALAVPPYLNYMFLEEKDCAAPCEPARGGGYMFFTDKEIHFSRIWILVWSVLCCASTLFTVTTYLVDMQRFRYPERPIIFLSGCYTMVSIAYIAGFFLGDKVVCNESFNPDGYKTIVQGTKKEGCTILFMMLYFFSMASSIWWVILSLTWFLAAGMKWGHEAIEAHSQYFHLAAWAVPAIKTISILAIGQLEGDVLSGVCFVSLSNLDPLRGFVLAPLFIYLFIGTSFLLAGFVSLFRIRTIMKHDGTKTEKLERLMVRIGVFSVLYTVPATIVIACFFYEQAFRPHWERSWVSHSCRSLAIPCPAQTGPRMTPDFTVYMIKYLMTLIVGITSGFWIWSGKTLHSWHKFYTRLTNGKHGETTV